From Algoriphagus sp. NG3, the proteins below share one genomic window:
- a CDS encoding glycosyltransferase family 2 protein, with protein MEFKVSVIVPVYNAAEYLEYAVNSAVFFDEVLEILLIEDGSTDDSLRICQELALKYNKVFLFRHSGGINKGEAASRNFGIKLVKGKYIAFLDADDWYFPNRFKKDVEMIKNNLNVKVVYNFSTINYPNGIVIPYGEGTDFFNEYKEFSNFDSYQYVIEHDLVLGHVNANTLHLDVFENGDFFDERLKVHTDTEFWWRLNRKYKFYASELEKPVSAARRHDHNTIYKKSVQTKTIMLLVWMDNIGIKNLYKFEKKAVIYHLARAISNPIKNDLLRRSALHGFQCVANAIRPIFILVFYRWGMRKYKLFKD; from the coding sequence ATGGAATTTAAAGTTTCTGTTATCGTTCCCGTTTATAATGCTGCTGAATATTTAGAGTATGCTGTCAATTCAGCTGTTTTTTTTGATGAGGTTTTAGAAATCCTTCTAATAGAAGATGGTTCAACTGATGATTCCTTGAGAATTTGTCAAGAGTTAGCTTTAAAATATAACAAAGTTTTTTTATTTAGGCATTCAGGTGGTATCAATAAGGGAGAAGCTGCTAGTAGAAACTTTGGGATTAAATTGGTTAAAGGAAAGTATATTGCTTTTCTGGATGCGGATGATTGGTACTTCCCGAATCGATTTAAGAAGGATGTTGAAATGATTAAAAATAATCTTAATGTGAAAGTTGTTTATAATTTTTCCACAATTAATTATCCAAATGGAATTGTTATTCCTTATGGTGAAGGCACAGATTTTTTTAATGAATATAAAGAATTCTCTAATTTCGACAGCTACCAATATGTAATTGAACATGATCTTGTCCTTGGTCATGTTAATGCAAACACATTGCATCTTGATGTTTTTGAGAATGGTGATTTTTTCGATGAACGATTAAAAGTGCATACTGATACTGAATTTTGGTGGCGTTTAAATAGGAAATATAAATTTTATGCTTCGGAATTGGAAAAACCTGTTTCAGCTGCTCGAAGGCATGACCACAACACTATCTATAAAAAGTCAGTACAAACCAAGACAATTATGCTGCTGGTTTGGATGGATAATATCGGGATTAAGAACTTATATAAATTTGAGAAAAAAGCCGTGATTTATCATCTTGCCAGAGCCATATCGAATCCGATAAAAAACGACTTGTTGAGAAGATCAGCCCTTCATGGTTTTCAGTGTGTAGCTAATGCCATAAGACCTATTTTTATTCTAGTTTTTTATCGTTGGGGGATGCGAAAATACAAACTATTTAAGGATTGA
- a CDS encoding glycosyltransferase family A protein, with product MFSIIIPLYNKSPYIQRALDSVLNQSFEDYEVIVVNDGSTDGGEQKVKDFQDKVTLIHQANQGVSVARNTGIAESKYPWIAFLDADDFWHIDYLRLVAQAISENPDVGMIGTHYDSFALEENPALKCFWIQNYFKTAIHNTLFFTSATVLKKEFFDKNPGFDPQLKLGEDIDLWLRASLYFGNGVYIQNTLVYYEREDPQQATKKRYSLDQTLIPKILSETYFMDAHRDSTNQAEYFEAFKIKWVYFNLFPYCRLYENRMDVAKVLHQLPTFRYFLVAFFYRLPFWMFSSLMKAPGIQKLFRDYLKFCFRYIYT from the coding sequence ATGTTCAGTATCATCATCCCTTTATACAACAAATCCCCATACATCCAAAGAGCTCTGGATTCTGTGCTGAACCAAAGCTTTGAGGATTACGAAGTCATTGTAGTCAATGACGGATCCACGGATGGGGGAGAGCAAAAGGTCAAGGACTTTCAGGATAAGGTGACTCTGATCCATCAAGCGAATCAGGGAGTATCAGTCGCAAGAAATACAGGGATAGCAGAATCAAAATACCCTTGGATAGCCTTTTTGGATGCAGATGACTTTTGGCATATAGACTACCTCAGATTGGTAGCCCAGGCTATTTCTGAAAATCCGGATGTGGGTATGATTGGGACACATTATGATTCTTTTGCACTGGAAGAAAATCCGGCTTTAAAGTGTTTCTGGATACAGAATTACTTTAAAACTGCTATCCATAATACCCTCTTTTTCACTTCCGCTACTGTTCTAAAAAAGGAGTTTTTTGATAAAAACCCGGGCTTTGATCCCCAATTGAAACTGGGGGAGGATATTGATCTCTGGCTACGTGCCTCTTTGTATTTTGGCAATGGAGTCTATATCCAAAACACCTTGGTCTATTATGAACGGGAAGATCCACAGCAAGCAACCAAAAAACGATATTCACTGGATCAAACGCTGATTCCCAAAATCCTGAGCGAGACTTATTTTATGGATGCTCATAGAGATTCTACTAACCAAGCGGAGTATTTCGAGGCTTTTAAAATCAAATGGGTATATTTCAATCTCTTTCCTTATTGCAGGTTGTACGAAAATAGAATGGATGTAGCCAAGGTGTTGCATCAGCTGCCGACTTTTCGCTATTTTCTTGTGGCTTTTTTTTACCGCTTGCCATTTTGGATGTTCAGCTCTTTGATGAAGGCTCCCGGAATTCAAAAGTTGTTTAGGGACTATCTCAAATTTTGTTTCAGATATATCTATACCTGA
- a CDS encoding class I SAM-dependent methyltransferase, with the protein MIDKKYITQSREPFFEIAKRLIAEDSKVLDVGPGIGAFSEYCERSDFFLLEGNSETVEFLRRKYENVFFGNIPRIPFESNFFDLIHCSHIVEHLNPQELYEFLIEMDRTLKIGGNIVISTPMLWENFYNDLSHVKPYNPQIFEKYLCGVDSNNLTRPAVSSSYKLTKLVFRYRDNFERFNLTNLKPNNILNRFVNSIFWRLTKNGLVFLEKTGYTIVLRKNDL; encoded by the coding sequence ATGATAGATAAAAAGTATATTACCCAAAGTAGAGAACCATTTTTCGAGATAGCAAAAAGATTAATAGCCGAAGATTCTAAAGTCTTAGATGTGGGGCCTGGAATTGGTGCCTTTTCAGAATATTGTGAAAGGAGTGACTTTTTCTTATTGGAGGGAAATTCCGAAACAGTTGAGTTTCTCAGAAGAAAATATGAGAACGTTTTTTTCGGAAATATTCCTAGAATACCTTTTGAAAGTAATTTTTTTGATTTGATTCACTGTAGTCATATTGTGGAACATTTGAATCCTCAAGAATTATACGAATTTCTAATAGAGATGGATCGTACTTTGAAAATTGGAGGAAATATTGTTATTTCAACTCCAATGCTTTGGGAGAATTTTTATAATGACTTATCTCATGTCAAACCTTATAATCCACAAATTTTTGAAAAGTATTTATGTGGAGTTGATAGCAATAACCTGACTAGACCTGCCGTTTCCAGTAGCTATAAATTGACCAAATTGGTGTTTAGGTATAGAGATAATTTTGAAAGATTCAATTTGACAAATTTAAAACCAAATAATATTTTAAATAGGTTTGTAAACTCTATTTTTTGGAGACTTACTAAAAATGGATTAGTCTTTTTGGAAAAAACAGGTTATACAATAGTTTTACGCAAAAATGACTTATAA
- a CDS encoding glycosyltransferase family 2 protein encodes MTYNPKVSILVPNYNKLAYLRETLNSVLTQTYTNWECIIVDDHSTDRSWEILESYSQKDSRIMIFKRPKNRKRGGNAARNYAFEQSSGDYIQWLDSDDLLCPMKIELQIQSIYNSDKENVSIVNWYSFESSEWRKEFLTSSENKRENKRWDGFPDDGIGLLLKIWSLKTFIPPHAYLISRNCHIHSGGWDESLVRNQDGEYFTRVLVDTEKLKFVDTVLAFYRRPDVSHKSRSESFESYSSLFESLVKCKQSLLRKKDHKQTRQALSQIFESYFIQVIGKYPQLAQKSLGEIKLLNSSFGFNFSKSKFLLASYWLGVDSAIRLRRILVKINLFSF; translated from the coding sequence ATGACTTATAACCCTAAAGTGTCAATTCTGGTGCCGAATTATAATAAGTTGGCCTATTTAAGAGAAACTTTGAATTCAGTGTTGACTCAAACCTACACTAACTGGGAATGTATTATTGTTGATGACCATAGTACCGACAGGTCTTGGGAGATCCTTGAATCCTATTCACAAAAAGATTCAAGGATAATGATCTTCAAGCGACCGAAAAATAGAAAAAGAGGGGGAAACGCGGCGAGAAATTATGCCTTTGAACAATCTTCCGGGGATTATATCCAATGGTTGGATTCCGATGATTTGCTGTGCCCTATGAAAATTGAATTGCAAATCCAATCAATATATAATAGTGATAAAGAAAATGTTTCAATCGTGAATTGGTATAGCTTTGAAAGCTCTGAGTGGAGAAAGGAATTTCTAACAAGCTCTGAAAATAAAAGGGAAAATAAAAGGTGGGATGGATTCCCTGATGATGGGATTGGATTACTTTTAAAGATATGGAGCTTAAAAACTTTTATCCCTCCTCATGCCTATTTAATCTCTAGGAATTGCCATATCCATTCTGGTGGTTGGGATGAATCACTCGTTAGAAACCAGGATGGAGAATATTTTACGCGAGTATTGGTTGATACTGAAAAACTAAAATTTGTCGACACAGTACTAGCATTTTATAGAAGACCGGATGTTAGCCATAAAAGTAGGTCGGAGAGTTTTGAAAGCTATTCATCTTTATTTGAAAGTTTGGTTAAATGTAAACAATCTTTACTTAGAAAGAAAGATCATAAACAAACTAGGCAAGCTTTAAGTCAAATCTTCGAGAGCTATTTTATTCAGGTGATTGGTAAATATCCTCAACTAGCTCAAAAATCGTTAGGAGAAATCAAACTGTTAAATTCATCGTTTGGATTTAATTTTTCCAAATCCAAATTTCTTTTAGCTTCTTATTGGTTAGGTGTTGACAGCGCAATTAGACTAAGGCGGATTTTGGTAAAAATCAATCTTTTCTCATTTTGA
- a CDS encoding glycosyltransferase family A protein, translated as MYFSVIVPTYREREKLYSLLEALAEQSFNAYPWEVIIVNNDPESCLSISQNLFFPFKILNELQPGSYHARNKGIVAAKGEIIAFIDSDCAPDANWLSNAWKFFSKDFKKEIGILTGPVPLFFKDPKSLSDAEVYEKYTGFTTEAYAKEGHAITANWFSPASVIKEFGGFNGKLKSNGDSELSGRISKKYRIVYSPSLIVHHPARYLTEELVNKYKRLMGGTFARRFEGRNLAFLKYVLDFIFRRYRFFIKRLFTLPLKESMALWRVCNAINYGVMQEYFNLINGGETKR; from the coding sequence ATGTATTTTTCAGTCATTGTCCCCACCTATAGGGAAAGAGAAAAGTTGTATAGTTTGTTAGAGGCATTAGCGGAGCAATCTTTTAACGCTTATCCGTGGGAAGTGATTATTGTCAATAACGATCCTGAATCATGCCTATCTATTTCCCAGAATTTATTTTTTCCATTCAAGATTTTAAACGAGTTGCAACCTGGTTCTTATCATGCAAGAAATAAGGGCATTGTAGCAGCCAAAGGAGAAATTATAGCCTTTATAGATTCGGACTGTGCGCCTGATGCCAATTGGCTAAGCAATGCTTGGAAATTTTTTTCTAAGGATTTCAAGAAAGAAATTGGAATTTTAACAGGCCCTGTCCCATTGTTTTTTAAAGATCCTAAATCCCTTTCCGATGCGGAAGTTTATGAGAAATACACAGGATTTACAACGGAAGCATACGCCAAGGAAGGACATGCGATCACAGCCAACTGGTTTAGTCCCGCCTCGGTAATTAAAGAATTTGGGGGATTCAATGGCAAATTAAAATCAAACGGAGATTCAGAATTGTCAGGAAGAATTTCAAAGAAATATAGGATTGTCTATTCTCCTAGTCTGATTGTTCATCACCCTGCAAGGTATCTCACTGAAGAACTGGTTAACAAATACAAGCGATTGATGGGAGGGACTTTTGCGAGAAGATTTGAGGGAAGGAATTTGGCCTTTCTGAAGTATGTTCTGGATTTCATCTTCAGACGATATCGTTTTTTTATCAAGAGGCTCTTTACTTTGCCATTAAAAGAATCCATGGCCTTGTGGAGAGTTTGTAATGCAATTAATTATGGAGTGATGCAGGAATACTTCAATTTGATTAATGGAGGAGAAACCAAAAGGTAA
- a CDS encoding glycosyltransferase: protein MVEKRRVLIVTAIYTMPDYPAKGLFVKEQILALAETGEFIFDVLYVDIRSCKLTSLISNFVNRFLFKKRNFKILERSEDLSVYHLFIPNNRRVPDFLQLLIEKYNVRKFINLYQKDDKDPVLIHALNGNPSGLLANVVVDILKKPVVMTEHNPILFHHLSRSRGKQIIQSYVNSREVAALSKFQNLSLLNCDFKIKTVLIPNLINEELFYIDYNVKKPSVFTIISVLYFKPIKGYETLVQALSILKNRGVEFRFILIGEGIEYLISLCRNFNVYEWGEYFYNIKHSDLCQFFNRSHLYVCSSIVETHGMAPREAMLCGLPVVSTDNGGVEDSIFDLTGLISNNGDAADLASKIEKVKKRYLNYNGDEIRQSVIEDCGKKVFVDNMKNFYRID from the coding sequence ATGGTTGAGAAAAGAAGAGTCTTAATTGTTACTGCTATATATACAATGCCTGACTACCCCGCCAAGGGATTGTTTGTTAAGGAGCAGATATTGGCATTGGCAGAGACGGGAGAATTTATTTTTGATGTACTATACGTAGATATTAGATCTTGTAAATTAACTTCTTTAATTTCTAATTTTGTCAATAGATTTCTTTTCAAGAAACGAAATTTTAAGATATTAGAGAGAAGTGAGGATTTATCAGTTTACCATTTATTCATCCCCAATAATCGTAGAGTTCCTGATTTTTTACAATTATTGATAGAAAAGTATAATGTCCGGAAATTCATTAATCTTTACCAAAAAGATGATAAGGATCCTGTATTAATTCATGCGCTTAATGGGAACCCATCTGGTTTATTAGCAAACGTTGTTGTTGATATATTAAAGAAACCAGTGGTTATGACAGAACATAATCCGATTCTTTTTCATCATTTATCTAGAAGCCGTGGAAAACAGATAATACAATCCTATGTAAATTCTAGAGAAGTTGCAGCGTTAAGTAAATTTCAAAATTTATCTTTATTAAACTGTGATTTTAAAATAAAAACTGTGTTAATTCCTAATTTAATTAACGAAGAATTATTTTATATTGATTATAATGTAAAAAAGCCTAGTGTATTTACTATTATATCCGTCTTGTATTTTAAACCAATTAAAGGTTATGAGACATTAGTTCAAGCGTTAAGTATTTTAAAAAATAGGGGGGTTGAGTTTAGATTTATACTCATTGGAGAAGGAATTGAGTATTTAATTTCTTTATGTAGAAATTTTAATGTGTATGAATGGGGAGAGTATTTTTATAATATAAAGCATTCTGATTTATGCCAATTTTTTAATAGGTCCCATTTGTACGTTTGTAGCTCAATTGTGGAGACCCATGGTATGGCACCTAGAGAGGCAATGCTATGTGGTTTACCTGTTGTTTCTACAGATAACGGTGGCGTAGAAGATTCGATATTTGATCTTACTGGTTTAATTTCGAATAATGGAGATGCTGCTGATTTGGCTAGTAAGATTGAAAAAGTGAAAAAAAGATATTTAAATTATAATGGTGATGAAATTAGACAAAGTGTGATCGAGGATTGCGGAAAGAAGGTGTTCGTTGATAATATGAAGAATTTTTATCGTATTGATTGA
- a CDS encoding glycosyltransferase, which translates to MIPKRIHYCWFGQNSMTDLELNCIRSWKEVLPDYEINLWNEHNFDYSGYPFAAKAYALGKFAFVSDVCRLYALYEEGGIYLDTDMMVIKTLDDLLSFDFFIGEQKKQSLNAAIIGAAPKHPVIKGLLEGYKTVEFDYFDPLDIPKYLNASLDREHIKVFPKEYFYPLPYAKRGNHFKYFIKPETYTVHLWNHTWKQERDYLHDKNFTMALKKYFQRLIASPKSVGKDSFPLDFMKYFLADKFGSIYRMYKKQP; encoded by the coding sequence TTGATTCCCAAACGCATTCACTATTGCTGGTTTGGACAGAACTCTATGACAGATTTGGAACTTAATTGTATCAGGTCTTGGAAGGAAGTTTTACCTGATTATGAAATCAACCTATGGAATGAGCACAACTTTGATTATTCAGGCTATCCATTTGCAGCAAAAGCATATGCTCTTGGCAAATTTGCCTTTGTCTCTGACGTATGCCGATTATATGCCCTTTATGAGGAAGGTGGGATTTATCTGGATACGGATATGATGGTTATCAAAACATTAGATGACTTGCTTTCCTTTGATTTTTTTATCGGAGAACAAAAAAAACAAAGTCTGAATGCGGCTATCATTGGAGCAGCACCAAAACATCCTGTAATTAAGGGCTTACTTGAAGGATATAAGACTGTAGAATTTGATTATTTTGATCCTTTGGATATCCCCAAATATCTAAATGCTTCACTGGATAGGGAACATATTAAAGTGTTTCCAAAAGAATATTTCTATCCGCTTCCTTATGCCAAAAGGGGTAATCATTTCAAATATTTTATCAAGCCCGAAACCTATACCGTTCATCTTTGGAATCATACCTGGAAACAGGAAAGGGATTATCTGCATGATAAGAATTTTACCATGGCCCTTAAGAAATATTTCCAAAGGCTCATTGCTTCTCCCAAATCCGTAGGGAAAGATTCCTTCCCACTTGATTTTATGAAGTATTTTCTTGCCGATAAGTTTGGTTCTATTTATCGAATGTATAAGAAACAACCTTAA
- a CDS encoding glycosyltransferase — protein sequence MKIIRIVSELDFGGVEQVLANSAPILAKTENIELIILVIGKGGEISDRLLGLGISVQILGKNARIPNIYLLLEISKLLFKLKPDVVHTQGAEANFHGIMGARLAGVPLIIGEEIGIPNHHSYWKAVFRYVYKQAHRVVAISEAVKDKIVALKEVEAEKVRVVYNPVCSNPVGVSKEAGMYKKDFVFITTCRLVPIKNLDRLMEALAQTLKQNPDRSLVLKIIGEGPERMKLETLSQRLGINECVQFLGYQSDVWLFLQEADAFILPSLHEGSSVSLAEAMTCGLPSIVTQVGGAVEILGASQSGLLIDPLYPISIQSAMQQMIDLSPAERLAMGARAREESKRFSVENYIQSLMSIYTFSDFMPKPSDF from the coding sequence ATGAAAATCATCCGAATTGTCTCCGAACTGGATTTTGGTGGAGTGGAACAAGTCCTAGCCAATTCGGCTCCAATCTTAGCTAAGACTGAAAATATTGAATTGATAATACTTGTTATCGGCAAAGGAGGCGAAATCTCGGATCGTTTGCTTGGATTAGGTATATCAGTTCAAATTCTAGGCAAGAATGCGAGGATTCCCAATATTTACTTACTTCTGGAAATTTCCAAGCTCCTTTTTAAGTTAAAACCGGATGTAGTACATACCCAAGGAGCGGAGGCTAATTTTCACGGAATTATGGGAGCAAGGCTGGCTGGTGTACCTTTAATCATCGGAGAAGAAATAGGAATACCTAATCACCATAGTTATTGGAAGGCGGTATTCCGGTATGTTTATAAGCAGGCACATCGGGTGGTTGCAATCTCAGAGGCAGTAAAGGATAAGATCGTCGCGTTGAAGGAAGTTGAGGCTGAAAAGGTAAGAGTGGTGTACAATCCGGTTTGCAGTAATCCAGTGGGGGTGAGCAAGGAAGCGGGTATGTACAAAAAAGATTTTGTGTTTATAACTACATGTCGATTGGTGCCTATTAAGAATCTAGACAGACTTATGGAAGCTCTGGCACAAACGCTTAAGCAGAATCCTGACCGATCCCTCGTTTTAAAAATAATTGGGGAAGGTCCTGAAAGAATGAAACTGGAAACCTTATCTCAAAGATTGGGAATTAACGAGTGTGTGCAGTTTTTGGGCTATCAGTCCGATGTTTGGCTTTTCCTTCAGGAAGCCGATGCTTTTATACTTCCCTCTTTACACGAAGGTTCTTCTGTTTCACTTGCAGAGGCAATGACCTGTGGTTTGCCTAGCATCGTTACCCAAGTCGGTGGTGCAGTGGAAATACTAGGTGCTTCCCAATCTGGATTGTTGATTGATCCTCTCTATCCAATAAGTATTCAATCGGCTATGCAGCAAATGATTGATCTTTCTCCTGCCGAGCGGCTGGCTATGGGGGCGAGAGCCAGGGAAGAGTCCAAGCGTTTTTCTGTAGAGAATTACATCCAATCTTTAATGTCAATATATACTTTTTCAGATTTCATGCCTAAGCCTTCAGACTTTTGA
- a CDS encoding glycosyltransferase family A protein produces MKATKVSVIIPHFNRGIQCHATIEAVKNQIFKDWECIFVDDDSEGQYLQELREIIKNDERFSLVDRPKSLPKGANACRNYGLEISNGNYVQWFDSDDIMFPDFLQTKVQYLDQNTEINYVVSQTAWHYVKLNTGKDYYHNLESENIFKSYINGETFFLIHGPLFRKSFLNRVGVFDMGMKRHQEFEFYFRVLFCDKNFGVIRKVTAKQIVHNNQMTLQEKSELELIRLSTGAYFRIIRFVKGKVHENKKIILEALIVRIKTNLKKLILKRDFQYVLISSYYFLVLKLQLILRK; encoded by the coding sequence ATGAAGGCAACTAAGGTCTCTGTAATTATCCCGCATTTTAATAGAGGAATTCAATGTCATGCTACAATTGAAGCTGTTAAGAATCAAATATTTAAAGATTGGGAATGTATTTTCGTTGATGATGACTCTGAAGGTCAATATTTACAAGAGCTGAGAGAAATAATTAAAAACGATGAAAGATTTTCTCTAGTCGATAGACCGAAATCTCTTCCTAAAGGTGCTAATGCATGCAGGAATTATGGTTTGGAAATATCAAATGGCAACTATGTTCAATGGTTTGATTCTGATGATATCATGTTCCCAGATTTTTTGCAAACTAAGGTTCAATATCTTGACCAAAATACAGAGATTAATTATGTGGTAAGCCAAACTGCTTGGCATTATGTTAAATTAAATACTGGTAAAGATTACTATCATAATTTAGAAAGTGAAAATATTTTCAAAAGCTATATCAATGGAGAAACTTTTTTCTTAATACATGGGCCACTATTTAGAAAATCCTTTTTAAATAGAGTAGGGGTATTTGATATGGGAATGAAGAGGCATCAGGAGTTTGAGTTTTATTTCAGAGTATTATTTTGTGATAAGAATTTTGGAGTTATTCGAAAAGTTACCGCAAAGCAGATAGTTCATAATAATCAAATGACTCTACAAGAAAAATCAGAGTTGGAGCTGATTAGACTTTCAACAGGTGCTTATTTTAGAATTATTAGATTTGTGAAAGGAAAGGTTCATGAAAATAAAAAAATAATTTTAGAAGCATTGATTGTTCGTATTAAGACTAATCTTAAAAAATTAATTTTAAAGAGAGATTTTCAATATGTTTTAATTTCTTCGTATTACTTCTTGGTTTTGAAATTACAGTTAATTCTAAGAAAGTAG
- a CDS encoding glycosyltransferase family A protein, with protein MQEVRRERRDPLVSIVIPVYNKASVISQTLDSALAQSYRNLELVLINDGSTDGSLKILEEYARKYPLKVRLMDSMNKGVSAASNLGFQTSSGEYIQFLDADDLLSVDKIEEQMKILSEKDTQVITSCEWVNFREDIRQATTVPYGVFQDFDSGLDLLLRFWDHQEMMAISSYLTPRELIEKAGPWDESLKINQDGEFFTRVLLHADQVLYETKGKVYYRTPGETNVSQQKGYKAMSSLLESYQAYERAVLPVEDSSRVRIALKKVYQKFIYDVFPLYPDLIDKAEKLIQNLGVNELTYIGGPKFQQLSRIIGFKNALRLKRFLG; from the coding sequence ATGCAAGAAGTAAGGAGAGAGAGACGAGATCCATTAGTGTCTATCGTCATTCCAGTTTACAACAAGGCTTCGGTGATTTCACAGACCTTGGATTCTGCATTAGCGCAAAGCTATCGAAATTTGGAATTGGTTTTGATCAATGACGGAAGTACTGATGGTTCCTTGAAGATTCTTGAAGAATATGCCAGAAAGTATCCTCTCAAGGTTAGGTTGATGGATTCGATGAATAAAGGAGTCTCCGCGGCATCTAATTTGGGTTTTCAAACTTCCAGCGGAGAATATATTCAGTTTTTGGATGCGGATGATTTGCTATCTGTCGATAAAATAGAAGAGCAGATGAAAATATTATCTGAGAAGGATACTCAGGTGATCACCTCCTGCGAATGGGTGAACTTCAGAGAGGATATAAGACAGGCTACTACTGTCCCCTATGGTGTATTTCAGGATTTTGATTCCGGGCTGGACTTATTGTTGAGATTTTGGGACCATCAGGAGATGATGGCAATCTCTTCCTATTTGACGCCTAGGGAATTGATAGAAAAAGCCGGGCCTTGGGATGAGTCTTTGAAAATCAATCAAGATGGTGAGTTTTTTACGCGAGTACTTTTGCATGCTGATCAGGTGCTGTATGAAACGAAGGGAAAGGTATACTACCGTACTCCGGGAGAAACAAATGTCAGTCAGCAAAAAGGATACAAAGCCATGTCTTCCTTATTGGAATCTTATCAGGCCTACGAGCGGGCTGTTTTGCCTGTGGAAGACTCATCCCGTGTCCGGATTGCACTAAAAAAAGTATATCAGAAGTTTATTTACGATGTTTTTCCGCTTTATCCGGATTTGATCGATAAAGCCGAAAAACTGATACAGAATCTGGGAGTAAATGAATTGACCTATATTGGGGGACCCAAATTTCAGCAGCTTTCCAGGATAATCGGGTTTAAAAATGCATTAAGACTGAAACGGTTTTTGGGGTAG